One genomic window of Onychomys torridus chromosome 19, mOncTor1.1, whole genome shotgun sequence includes the following:
- the LOC118570540 gene encoding trace amine-associated receptor 7a-like has product MSTDDGSFLRDLARIMSEDLLPPTSAQLCYENLNGSCIRNLYSPGPRLILYAVFGSGTVLAVCGNLLVMMSILHFRQLHSPANFLVASLACADFLVGLTVMPFSTVRSVESCWYFGDTYCKLHTCFDVSFCYSSIFHLCFISVDRYIAVSDPLTYPTRFTASVSGKCIAFSWLLSIIYSFSLLYTGANEAGLEDLVTALTCVGGCQLAVNQNWVFINFLLFFIPTLVMITVYTKIFFIAKQQAQRIERMSDQTAKASDSYKDRVAKRERKAAKTLGIAVAAFLLSWLPYFIDSIIDAFLGFITPTYVYEILIWIAYYNSAMNPLIYAFFYPWFRKAIKLIVTGRILRENSSATNLFPE; this is encoded by the coding sequence ATGTCTACAGATGATGGCAGTTTTCTCAGAGATCTAGCCAGAATCATGAGTGAAGATTTGCTTCCTCCCACATCTGCCCAGCTGTGCTATGAGAACCTGAATGGATCCTGCATCAGGAACCTTTACTCCCCAGGCCCTCGCCTCATCCTCTATGCAGTCTTTGGCTCTGGGACTGTGCTGGCTGTGTGTGGAAACCTCCTGGTGATGATGTCCATTCTTCATTTCAGGCAGCTGCATTCTCCTGCCAACTTTCTGGTGGCATCCCTGGCCTGTGCTGATTTCTTGGTGGGACTGACTGTGATGCCCTTCAGCACAGTGAGGTCTGTGGAGAGCTGCTGGTACTTTGGGGACACTTACTGTAAATTACACACTTGTTTTGATGTATCATTTTGTTATTCTTCTATCTTTCACTTGTGCTTCATCTCTGTTGATAGATATATTGCTGTCAGTGATCCCCTGACTTACCCCACCAGGTTCACTGCATCTGTTTCTGGCAAGTGCATTGCCTTCTCCTGGCTCCTGTCCATCATCTATAGCTTTTCCCTCCTTTACACAGGGGCCAATGAAGCTGGACTGGAAGATCTAGTGACTGCCCTCACCTGTGTGGGAGGCTGTCAACTTGCAGTGAATCAAAACTGGGTCTTTAtcaattttctgttatttttcatcCCCACACTTGTCATGATAACTGTCTACACTAAGATTTTCTTCATTGCTAAGCAACAGGCTCAGAGGATTGAGAGAATGAGTGACCAGACAGCCAAGGCTTCAGACAGCTACAAGGACAGGGTGGccaagagggagaggaaagcagCCAAAACCCTGGGAATCGCTGTGGcagccttcctcctttcctggctGCCATACTTCATTGACTCCATCATTGATGCCTTCCTGGGCTTCATCACACCCACGTATGTGTATGAAATACTAATTTGGATTGCTTACTACAACTCAGCCATGAACCCTTTGatttatgctttcttttatccttgGTTTCGAAAAGCCATCAAACTGATTGTCACTGGCAGAATCTTGAGGGAGAATTCCTCAGCTACCAACTTGTTTCCTGAGTAA